The following proteins come from a genomic window of Triticum aestivum cultivar Chinese Spring chromosome 6A, IWGSC CS RefSeq v2.1, whole genome shotgun sequence:
- the LOC123132461 gene encoding two-component response regulator ORR24, whose protein sequence is MTVEGRVGGGGKDKFPVGMRVLAVDDDPTCLKVLENLLRRCDYHVTTTGQAATALRMLRENKDQFDLVISDVHMPDMDGFKLLELVGLEMDLPVIMLSANGETQTVMKGITHGACDYLLKPVRLEQLKTIWQHVIRRNTKNRGSDNDDAGQKGPNAEGENGGANRNKRQSRRDRDDNGDDGDDSDENSNDNGDSSSQKKPRVVWSVELHRKFVAAVNQLGIDKAVPKKILDLMNVENITRENVASHLQKYRLYLKRMSMDASRQANLVAALGGRNPAYSNMNSMDVFRHYNNAYGRYRPVPTSSHSQSNNLVARMNSPSAYGMHGLLSPQSQPLHLGHAQNNLGTSLNDLGVNNGNLIRGAHMSTMGTGTSGNSFANISNGAPLATTNRAVQSLESNNRQHLGRINSSSTDSFSSFASDSPHFPDLGRSSNTWQTAVPSNIQQLGQNGSMSQASLHGNGPRMEPVSSYTPPSNQITSLGNDMQNQVAPLASNTLPMVFNQGAAPFTFGNSTNSREALNSNLAFSNSGINTSLPNLCIDNSVVPRQTLDGGNTGGVPSLQDGKIDQQAVGNQLNYNNNDLVGTSGLQRELSGGLDDIVVDMFRPDNDNGGIFIDTDWGLV, encoded by the exons ATGACCGTGGAGGggagggtcggcggcggcggcaaggacaAGTTCCCGGTGGGCATGCGCGTGCtcgccgtcgacgacgaccccaCCTGCCTCAAGGTCCTCGAGAACCTCCTGCGCCGCTGCGACTACCATG TCACAACCACTGGGCAGGCAGCCACCGCCCTCAGGATGCTCAGGGAGAACAAGGACCAGTTTGACCTCGTCATCAGCGATGTCCACATGCCGGACATGGATGGTTTCAAGCTCCTCGAGCTTGTCGGTCTGGAGATGGACCTCCCAGTCATTA TGTTGTCTGCAAATGGGGAGACGCAGACAGTCATGAAGGGCATAACTCATGGAGCATGTGACTACCTGCTAAAGCCGGTGCGTCTTGAGCAGCTGAAGACAATATGGCAACATGTGATTAGGCGGAATACCAAGAACCGTGGTAGTGACAATGATGATGCCGGTCAGAAGGGGCCAAATGCTGAAGGTGAGAATGGTGGTGCTAACCGCAACAAGAGGCAGTCACGGAGGGATAGAGATGACAATGGAGATGATGGTGACGATTCTGATGAGAACAGTAATGACAACGGCGACTCGTCATCCCAGAAGAAGCCAAGGGTTGTGTGGTCTGTGGAGCTGCACCGGAAGTTTGTTGCTGCTGTCAACCAGCTTGGCATTGACA AGGCTGTTCCAAAGAAGATATTGGACCTCATGAATGTAGAGAACATCACCAGGGAGAATGTTGCTAGTCATCTGCAG AAGTACCGGCTGTATCTGAAAAGGATGAGTATGGATGCAAGTAGACAGGCTAATCTAGTTGCTGCACTTGGAGGAAGGAACCCTGCTTACAGCAATATGAATTCAATGGATGTCTTCAGGCACTACAACAACGCGTACGGTAGATACCGACCAGTTCCAACCAGCAGCCATTCCCAGTCAAATAACCTTGTTGCAAGGATGAACTCCCCTTCTGCATACGGAATGCATGGGTTGCTGTCTCCACAGTCGCAGCCACTTCACCTTGGCCATGCCCAGAATAATCTGGGCACTTCCCTGAACGATTTGGGTGTCAATAATGGTAACCTGATCAGGGGTGCACACATGTCAACCATGGGTACTGGTACTTCTGGTAACTCTTTTGCAAACATTTCAAATGGTGCCCCATTGGCTACTACAAATAGGGCAGTTCAGTCTCTTGAATCAAACAACAGGCAACACCTTGGTCGGATAAATTCGTCTTCGACAGATTCATTTAGCTCATTCGCTAGTGATTCTCCCCACTTTCCAGATCTTGGAAGAAGTAGTAACACCTGGCAAACTGCAGTTCCGTCCAACATTCAGCAACTTGGTCAGAACGGCAGCATGTCCCAAGCAAGCTTGCATGGGAATGGCCCTAGGATGGAACCTGTCTCTAGCTATACACCACCATCAAATCAGATTACATCTCTGGGAAATGATATGCAGAACCAAGTAGCACCACTAGCTAGCAATACCCTTCCAATGGTATTCAATCAGGGTGCAGCGCCATTCACCTTTGGAAACAGCACAAACTCGAGAGAGGCGCTCAATAGCAACCTTGCGTTCAGCAACTCAGGCATCAACACTTCATTGCCAAACCTTTGCATTGACAATTCGGTTGTGCCAAGGCAGACTCTGGATGGCGGGAATACAGGCGGTGTTCCCTCTCTGCAGGATGGCAAGATTGATCAGCAAGCTGTTGGTAATCAGCTCAATTACAACAACAATGATCTCGTGGGGACAAGTGGGCTGCAAAGGGAGCTCAGTGGTGGTCTGGATGACATTGTTGTTGACATGTTCAGGCCG GATAATGATAATGGTGGCATTTTCATCGACACGGACTGGGGGCTGGTCTAG